From Rutidosis leptorrhynchoides isolate AG116_Rl617_1_P2 chromosome 3, CSIRO_AGI_Rlap_v1, whole genome shotgun sequence, a single genomic window includes:
- the LOC139896516 gene encoding 14-3-3-like protein — MGQTDASREENVYMAKLAEQAERYEEMVEFMEKVVKAVDAEELTVEERNLLSVAYKNVIGARRASWRIISSIEQKEESRGNEDHVTLIKDYRGKIETELSKICDGILALLDSHLVPSASSAESKVFYLKMKGDYFRYLAEFKTGAERKEAAENTLLAYKSAQDIALTDLASTHPIRLGLALNFSVFYYEILNSPDRACNLAKQAFDEAISELDTLGEDSYKDSTLIMQLLRDNLTLWTSDVADDAGDEIKEASKPEEKQ, encoded by the exons ATGGGCCAAACTGATGCATCGCGTGAAGAAAATGTTTACATGGCTAAGTTAGCTGAGCAGGCTGAACGATATGAAGAAATGGTTGAGTTTATGGAGAAGGTTGTGAAGGCTGTTGATGCTGAAGAGTTAACAGTGGAAGAAAGGAATCTTCTTTCTGTTGCTTACAAGAATGTGATTGGTGCTAGGAGAGCTTCATGGAGGATCATATCGTCCATTGAACAGAAAGAAGAAAGTCGTGGTAATGAAGATCATGTTACCCTTATCAAGGATTATAGGGGTAAGATTGAGACGGAGTTGAGCAAAATCTGTGATGGCATTTTGGCCCTTCTCGATTCTCATCTTGTTCCCTCTGCATCGTCTGCTGAATCTAAGGTGTTTTACTTGAAGATGAAAGGTGATTACTTTAGATACCTTGCTGAGTTTAAGACTGGAGCTGAGAGGAAAGAGGCTGCTGAAAACACTTTGTTGGCTTACAAATCCGCTCAG GATATTGCTTTAACTGATTTAGCATCCACTCATCCGATAAGGCTTGGACTTGCACTCAACTTCTCGGTGTTCTATTATGAAATTCTCAATTCTCCAGACCGTGCTTGTAACCTTGCTAAGCAG GCATTCGATGAAGCTATCTCTGAGTTAGATACACTCGGTGAGGATTCATACAAAGACAGCACTTTGATCATGCAACTTCTGCGGGACAACCTGACTTTGTGGACATCTGATGTTGCG GATGATGCTGGGGATGAGATTAAAGAAGCTTCAAAACCTGAGGAGAAGCAGTGA